A part of Thermoplasmatales archaeon genomic DNA contains:
- a CDS encoding 4Fe-4S binding protein: MACNLNCPACPLAYACIPLAIASFFALKKAGLQKKRIVSQLSFLLISNFSFIFGATGLIYSYFYCWESPLAIAACPIGVLEHAFADRTFYLLIYLGGTIFTVSMIFGRAACGWACPIGFLQDLIKGRKIKKKDNKFRYAKYFILIAIPFACFFTGKLAYTDICPIGGLTGTLPYLLINPTGYTFTVFFYPKMIFVAGFFILIILVARGWCRYLCPVGAMMACFNRISFLQIKYSEEKCIKCFKCSKICPMQIEMPYENKSNECIRCGKCIDACPTNAIEFKWQ, from the coding sequence ATGGCCTGCAATTTGAATTGCCCCGCCTGCCCGCTTGCCTATGCCTGCATACCTCTTGCAATTGCATCATTTTTTGCACTAAAAAAAGCGGGATTGCAGAAAAAAAGGATTGTTTCACAGCTTTCCTTTCTTTTAATAAGCAATTTTTCCTTCATCTTTGGGGCAACTGGCTTAATTTATTCCTATTTTTATTGCTGGGAAAGTCCTCTGGCAATTGCTGCGTGTCCAATCGGAGTGCTTGAACATGCATTTGCTGACAGAACTTTTTATCTTTTGATTTATTTAGGTGGTACGATTTTTACAGTTAGCATGATTTTTGGAAGGGCTGCATGTGGGTGGGCATGCCCTATTGGTTTTTTGCAGGATTTAATTAAGGGTAGGAAAATAAAAAAGAAAGACAACAAATTCAGATATGCTAAATATTTTATTCTTATTGCAATTCCTTTCGCATGCTTTTTTACTGGAAAATTGGCTTACACGGATATTTGCCCTATAGGAGGACTAACTGGAACACTGCCTTATTTACTGATTAATCCAACAGGTTACACATTCACTGTTTTTTTCTATCCAAAGATGATTTTTGTTGCAGGATTCTTTATTTTGATAATTCTTGTAGCAAGGGGGTGGTGCCGGTATCTATGCCCTGTTGGGGCGATGATGGCTTGCTTTAACAGGATAAGTTTTTTGCAGATAAAGTATAGTGAAGAAAAATGTATAAAATGCTTTAAATGCTCTAAAATATGTCCGATGCAGATAGAAATGCCATATGAAAATAAAAGCAATGAATGTATAAGATGTGGAAAATGTATTGATGCTTGTCCAACAAATGCTATTGAATTTAAATGGCAATAA
- the rimI gene encoding ribosomal protein S18-alanine N-acetyltransferase: protein MAIRKFEYKDIDAVLRIANESFPEKYSSEFLLYLWTSYPDGFLVAEKNHEIAGFIISVKISKTDLRVLMLAVSKKYRRQSIGSSLLRELIIRFPEVRRIFLEVRTDNGEAIKFYQKNGFKIREKINDFYTDGSPAYVMEKTIF from the coding sequence ATGGCAATAAGAAAATTTGAATATAAGGACATAGATGCAGTTTTGAGGATTGCTAATGAATCCTTTCCAGAAAAATATTCATCTGAATTCTTACTTTATTTATGGACTTCCTATCCAGATGGGTTTTTAGTCGCTGAAAAAAACCATGAAATTGCTGGCTTTATAATCAGTGTAAAAATTTCTAAAACAGATTTAAGAGTTCTAATGCTCGCGGTAAGTAAAAAATATAGGAGGCAGAGCATAGGAAGCTCTCTTTTAAGAGAACTTATTATAAGATTTCCAGAAGTAAGAAGGATTTTTCTTGAAGTAAGAACAGATAATGGAGAAGCAATAAAATTTTATCAGAAAAATGGCTTTAAAATAAGAGAAAAAATAAACGATTTTTATACTGATGGCTCGCCTGCATATGTTATGGAGAAAACTATTTTTTGA
- a CDS encoding Ig-like domain-containing protein has product MKKYLAILSFILLFFVLKANANVFCEEATTTTCTACPDVSEIIYEIYSSHQYPFYFVSLVADKSSDANERVNEYNVYGYPTAFFDGGYEVLFGKKSKSDYIKAIESSLARSRANINLSMRVIWRNEGLNISVEIENRESKNYSGYLKVYVVEPTSRWKDARGNPFHFALLGYAIKREINIEKNEKMRIDAVFNEATNKENVMAIAVVFRNQSEMRYSDPPSDTHAFLANFVDACIASPPAEDAPPYIYFTRKPRDVEGYGNVTFEWSGEDEGEILYSYRMSNEEWSNWDKNRKADYNLSDGEYEFFLRAKDSIGQISEISYKFIVDTSSPKVVYHYPENKSENVPVHASIIIKFSHEMNKSIEIEISPNASYFLEWKNEKELILEPYMEYNTLYTIKISNASRISGQKMEEFYFSFFTSSPDNIPPEVSYAEPFNSELYEFIKIKFSEPMYPILHNAIKIKPFISFSYEWEENDSLLLIYPKYYSAGKYNVTVTDYMEDKNGNPLKDNFFFSFSITNPSILSTNIFDGEENISINERIEIKFSSKMNKSSVEENLFIYPPAETVFEWNEDKLILKIDFEKGKKYFVNISKNAKDLRGLNLNDDFSLSFSTEKEIERRNETPSFSFLILLFSFLIFLIRKKKK; this is encoded by the coding sequence ATGAAAAAATATCTTGCAATCCTATCTTTCATACTATTATTTTTCGTTTTGAAGGCAAATGCAAATGTATTTTGTGAGGAAGCAACAACTACAACATGCACCGCCTGCCCTGATGTGAGCGAAATTATTTATGAAATTTATAGCTCGCATCAATATCCATTCTATTTTGTTTCTCTTGTTGCTGATAAAAGCAGCGATGCAAATGAAAGAGTTAATGAATACAATGTGTATGGTTATCCAACGGCTTTTTTTGATGGTGGATATGAAGTTTTATTTGGAAAGAAAAGTAAATCGGATTATATAAAAGCGATTGAAAGTTCTCTTGCAAGGAGCAGAGCAAACATAAATCTTTCAATGAGGGTTATATGGAGAAATGAAGGGCTTAACATATCAGTTGAAATAGAGAATAGAGAAAGTAAAAATTATAGTGGCTACTTAAAAGTTTATGTTGTTGAACCAACTTCGAGATGGAAGGATGCGAGAGGAAATCCATTTCATTTTGCACTGCTCGGATATGCAATAAAAAGAGAAATAAATATTGAAAAAAATGAAAAAATGAGAATAGATGCAGTCTTTAATGAAGCAACAAACAAGGAAAATGTAATGGCAATAGCAGTCGTTTTCAGAAATCAATCGGAAATGAGATATTCAGACCCTCCATCTGATACGCATGCCTTTTTGGCAAATTTTGTGGATGCATGCATTGCGAGCCCGCCGGCGGAAGATGCCCCGCCATATATATATTTTACAAGGAAACCAAGAGATGTTGAGGGCTATGGGAATGTAACCTTTGAATGGAGTGGAGAAGATGAGGGTGAAATTCTTTATTCATACAGGATGAGCAATGAAGAATGGAGCAACTGGGATAAAAACAGAAAAGCAGATTATAACTTAAGTGATGGAGAATATGAATTTTTTTTAAGAGCAAAAGATAGCATCGGGCAGATAAGTGAAATATCATATAAGTTTATAGTAGATACCTCTTCCCCAAAAGTTGTTTATCATTATCCCGAAAATAAATCCGAGAATGTTCCGGTGCATGCTTCTATTATAATAAAATTCTCCCATGAGATGAATAAAAGCATTGAAATAGAAATATCTCCAAATGCAAGCTATTTCCTGGAATGGAAGAATGAAAAAGAATTGATTTTGGAGCCTTATATGGAATATAATACTCTTTATACTATAAAAATAAGTAATGCATCCCGCATCAGCGGGCAAAAAATGGAAGAATTTTATTTTTCATTTTTTACATCCTCTCCAGATAACATTCCTCCGGAAGTGAGCTATGCCGAGCCATTTAATAGCGAGTTATATGAATTTATAAAAATTAAATTCTCGGAGCCAATGTATCCTATTCTTCATAATGCAATAAAAATAAAGCCATTCATCAGTTTTAGTTATGAATGGGAAGAAAATGATTCATTGCTTTTAATTTATCCAAAATATTACTCTGCGGGGAAATATAATGTCACAGTAACAGATTATATGGAAGATAAAAATGGAAATCCATTAAAAGATAATTTTTTCTTTTCTTTTTCAATAACAAATCCATCGATATTATCTACAAATATTTTTGATGGAGAGGAAAATATATCAATAAATGAAAGAATTGAAATAAAATTCTCAAGTAAAATGAATAAAAGTTCTGTAGAGGAAAATTTATTTATTTATCCCCCTGCTGAAACTGTTTTTGAATGGAATGAAGATAAATTAATTTTGAAAATTGATTTTGAGAAAGGAAAAAAATATTTTGTAAATATATCAAAAAATGCTAAAGATTTAAGAGGATTGAATTTAAATGATGATTTTTCTCTTTCATTTTCAACTGAAAAGGAAATAGAAAGAAGAAATGAAACACCATCCTTCTCCTTCCTTATTTTACTATTTTCATTCCTTATTTTTTTAATAAGAAAAAAGAAGAAATAA
- a CDS encoding PKD domain-containing protein, with product MKKLTIFIVGMLVFSALAIANNPPEKPTINGPSSGEAGKEYTFTAVANDPDGDKIFYCFKWGDGNEFCTPYVNSGQQVEAKHTWQEKGTYVVTVTATDEHGAKSEPATLQVSMPHTLSSCRITKPRNGIYVFGIKVFPILGQIVIGDINVEVYATSDIKVVDFLLPMACGCGLKVMHSDSEPPFEWKWNEDYNNSEVLDEKFTQIIVKGYTSAWDEYRDEIMIYKVKI from the coding sequence ATGAAGAAACTGACAATATTTATAGTAGGAATGCTTGTTTTTTCGGCACTGGCAATTGCAAACAATCCACCAGAGAAGCCAACAATAAATGGACCATCAAGCGGTGAAGCGGGAAAGGAATATACTTTTACTGCTGTTGCAAATGACCCAGATGGAGACAAAATATTTTACTGTTTTAAGTGGGGAGATGGAAATGAATTCTGCACTCCATATGTAAATTCTGGCCAGCAGGTAGAGGCAAAACATACATGGCAGGAAAAGGGAACTTATGTAGTTACTGTTACAGCAACAGATGAGCATGGAGCAAAAAGTGAGCCAGCAACATTGCAGGTTAGTATGCCCCATACTCTTTCATCCTGCAGGATAACAAAGCCAAGAAATGGAATTTATGTTTTTGGAATAAAAGTATTTCCAATATTGGGGCAGATTGTAATTGGAGATATAAATGTTGAGGTCTATGCAACATCCGATATAAAAGTTGTTGATTTCCTGCTGCCTATGGCTTGCGGGTGCGGGCTGAAAGTGATGCACAGCGACAGCGAGCCGCCGTTTGAGTGGAAGTGGAACGAGGACTACAATAACAGTGAGGTTTTAGATGAGAAATTTACGCAGATAATTGTGAAGGGATATACTTCTGCGTGGGATGAATATAGAGACGAGATAATGATATACAAGGTGAAGATATGA
- a CDS encoding PKD domain-containing protein: MKKLTIFIVGMLVFSALAIANNPPEKPTINGPSSGEAGKEYTFTAVANDPDGDKIFYCFDWGDGNEFCTQYVNSGQQVEAKHTWQEKGTYVVTVTATDEHGAKSEPATLQVSMPLSQSIGYSGRLRIYILEPISRWNDYNKNPYNFGFLEFAYDENVNVPYMEKANIEVDWVPSQSNYPDVSEDNIMVIAALFNPSPHKGYAYPPSRNPFNAYYVDACAAARPGEEGSNSKEGTTHTVFIEVATATYCPYCPAMGGALKSIFDKNVYPFYYVSMIGDVNSIAYNRLKNDYNLYGYPTAFFDGGRKVLVGGTSNEATYENAINYCMGQDVHDLNLNLKVDWLTGCECGAILKINVTIENLEMGDVTPPNIIVEKPKKGCLYLFDREILSLPIETAIVFGKITLKANVTDDSGVKNVVFTVCGETLLDDNEPPYECLYDGTFGSHTLIIGAYDVNGNYAEEQIYLYVINI; the protein is encoded by the coding sequence ATGAAGAAACTGACAATATTTATAGTAGGAATGCTTGTTTTTTCGGCACTGGCAATTGCAAACAATCCACCAGAGAAGCCAACAATAAATGGACCATCAAGCGGTGAAGCGGGAAAGGAATATACTTTTACTGCTGTTGCAAATGACCCAGATGGAGACAAAATATTTTACTGTTTTGACTGGGGAGATGGAAATGAATTCTGCACTCAATATGTAAATTCTGGCCAGCAGGTAGAGGCAAAACATACATGGCAGGAAAAGGGAACTTATGTAGTTACTGTTACAGCAACAGATGAGCATGGAGCAAAAAGTGAGCCAGCAACATTGCAGGTTAGTATGCCCTTAAGCCAGAGCATTGGATATAGTGGAAGATTAAGAATATATATTTTAGAGCCAATATCAAGATGGAATGACTACAATAAAAATCCTTACAACTTTGGTTTTCTTGAATTTGCTTATGACGAAAATGTAAATGTTCCCTATATGGAGAAAGCAAATATAGAAGTCGATTGGGTCCCCTCTCAATCTAATTATCCAGATGTGAGTGAAGACAACATAATGGTGATAGCCGCTCTTTTCAACCCCTCGCCCCATAAAGGTTACGCATACCCACCAAGCAGGAATCCTTTCAATGCATATTATGTTGATGCCTGCGCCGCCGCAAGGCCTGGCGAGGAAGGAAGCAATTCTAAAGAGGGTACAACTCATACAGTATTTATAGAAGTGGCAACCGCTACATATTGTCCATATTGTCCCGCAATGGGAGGGGCGCTGAAGAGCATTTTTGATAAGAATGTATATCCTTTCTACTATGTTTCCATGATAGGGGATGTGAATAGTATAGCTTATAATAGATTAAAAAATGATTATAATTTATACGGTTATCCAACTGCATTCTTTGACGGTGGAAGAAAGGTGCTTGTTGGAGGAACAAGCAATGAAGCAACATATGAAAATGCAATAAATTATTGCATGGGACAAGATGTGCATGACTTAAACCTAAATCTTAAAGTTGACTGGCTAACCGGATGCGAGTGTGGTGCTATTTTAAAAATAAATGTTACAATAGAAAATCTTGAAATGGGTGATGTAACCCCACCGAACATAATTGTTGAAAAGCCAAAGAAAGGATGCCTGTATCTATTTGACAGGGAAATATTATCATTGCCCATAGAAACCGCAATAGTTTTTGGAAAAATAACATTGAAGGCAAATGTTACAGATGATTCAGGAGTTAAAAATGTTGTTTTCACAGTTTGTGGGGAAACATTGCTTGATGACAATGAGCCACCATATGAGTGCCTATATGACGGAACCTTTGGAAGCCATACTCTTATCATAGGAGCATATGATGTGAATGGAAACTATGCGGAAGAGCAGATCTATCTATATGTGATAAATATATGA
- a CDS encoding phenylalanine--tRNA ligase subunit beta: protein MPVISISCSDLTELIGVKFKKEELVEKISGMGLNIEKIDGDEIFIEIFPDRPDMLSVEGIARALRNFMGIEKGIKRYKIEKSDVFLKVEKSVKDVRPYIMGCLIKDIKFNSDSIASLMELQEKLHLSIGKNRKKVAIGVHDFDKVEQPFVYKGVKPDEIRFIPLARDEEMNLKEILEKHEKGIVYAHLLEGKELYPIIIDKHERVLSFPPIINGQLTAVTEKTKNIFIDVTGTDKKAVKDALIIISTSLAERGGKIYQVKIEDEVEKCTPEFENSKNELETKYIKKLLGFDEKEKIVEALEKMGHEVHFKGDRMVVFSPPWRIDILHKIDIVEDIAKGYGYEKFNEILPKSLTFGSSLSNEKLHITMIGLGFNEVLTLNISGKEKEFRKMEMEGNAVEIENPLSSEHAIIRQSLIPSLLDILSKNKHHSLPQQIYEAGDVVKICDKKIEQKTMLSGVKIDAKTNFSECKSIVEAILRNFGKKMELEEKKHPSFIDGRCASLFHNGIEVGYFGEIKPSVICNFELSYPVIAFEIDASFLLSQK, encoded by the coding sequence ATGCCAGTCATCAGCATAAGTTGTAGCGATTTAACTGAACTTATTGGAGTAAAATTTAAAAAAGAAGAATTAGTAGAAAAAATATCAGGTATGGGATTAAATATAGAAAAAATTGATGGAGATGAAATTTTCATCGAAATATTTCCAGATCGCCCAGATATGTTGAGTGTCGAAGGGATTGCAAGAGCCCTCAGAAATTTTATGGGAATAGAAAAAGGAATAAAAAGATATAAAATAGAAAAATCGGATGTTTTTTTAAAAGTTGAGAAAAGTGTTAAGGATGTTCGTCCCTATATTATGGGTTGTCTGATAAAAGATATAAAATTTAACAGCGATTCTATAGCTTCTCTTATGGAACTGCAGGAAAAGCTCCATTTATCCATTGGAAAAAATAGAAAAAAGGTTGCTATAGGAGTACATGATTTTGATAAGGTTGAACAACCATTTGTTTATAAGGGAGTAAAGCCAGACGAAATAAGATTTATTCCTCTTGCAAGAGATGAAGAGATGAATTTAAAGGAAATCCTTGAAAAACACGAAAAAGGCATCGTCTATGCCCATTTGCTGGAAGGAAAGGAGTTATATCCGATAATAATTGATAAACATGAGCGTGTTTTATCTTTTCCCCCTATAATAAATGGTCAGCTAACAGCAGTAACTGAAAAAACAAAAAATATATTCATAGATGTTACTGGAACCGATAAAAAGGCGGTAAAGGATGCTTTAATAATAATATCAACATCTCTCGCGGAGAGAGGAGGAAAAATTTATCAGGTTAAAATAGAGGATGAGGTTGAAAAATGCACTCCTGAATTTGAAAATTCAAAAAATGAATTAGAAACAAAATACATAAAAAAATTGCTTGGTTTTGATGAAAAAGAAAAAATTGTTGAAGCGCTTGAAAAAATGGGTCATGAGGTACATTTTAAAGGAGATAGAATGGTTGTTTTTTCTCCCCCATGGAGAATAGATATACTTCATAAAATTGATATAGTTGAAGATATAGCTAAGGGGTATGGGTATGAAAAATTCAATGAAATATTACCAAAATCGCTTACATTTGGCTCATCTCTTTCGAATGAGAAGTTGCATATTACAATGATTGGGCTGGGTTTCAATGAGGTTTTGACATTAAATATCTCAGGAAAAGAAAAGGAATTCAGGAAAATGGAAATGGAAGGAAATGCTGTTGAAATAGAAAATCCCTTATCAAGCGAGCATGCTATAATAAGGCAATCTCTAATTCCTTCTTTACTTGATATCCTTTCAAAAAATAAGCATCATAGTTTGCCACAGCAGATATATGAAGCGGGGGATGTAGTTAAGATTTGCGATAAAAAAATCGAGCAGAAAACCATGCTATCAGGAGTAAAAATAGATGCGAAGACAAATTTCAGCGAATGCAAATCAATTGTTGAAGCAATTTTAAGAAACTTTGGAAAGAAAATGGAATTGGAGGAAAAAAAGCATCCTTCTTTTATAGACGGGAGATGTGCTTCACTGTTTCATAATGGAATAGAAGTGGGATATTTTGGAGAAATAAAGCCATCTGTAATATGCAATTTTGAACTTTCCTATCCAGTTATTGCTTTTGAAATCGATGCTTCATTTCTTCTTTCTCAAAAATAA
- a CDS encoding RNA methyltransferase has translation MDISIIVVEPKYAGNLGAIARIMKNFGFNKLYVVSPSFDINNDDCRKYAMHAQEIIDKAEIFENFEDAIKDIDYVVGTTSKDSKNEKHHLRKATDVRKFAREIYKIEGNIGIVFGREDYGLLNEELKKCDLIVKIPASEEYPSLNLSHAVNIFLYELFMNKYKERKRVLADGKEKEKLYEFFRILMEEVDYPEHKRENTEIMFRRIIGRAMLSKWEYHTLMGVFKKAINAVKKK, from the coding sequence ATGGACATCTCAATAATAGTTGTTGAGCCAAAATATGCTGGCAATTTAGGCGCAATTGCAAGAATAATGAAAAATTTTGGATTTAATAAACTATATGTTGTCTCTCCTTCTTTTGATATAAATAATGATGATTGCAGAAAGTATGCAATGCACGCACAGGAAATAATCGATAAGGCTGAAATTTTTGAAAATTTTGAAGATGCTATAAAGGATATTGATTATGTAGTTGGAACAACATCAAAGGATAGCAAAAATGAAAAACATCATTTGAGGAAGGCAACTGATGTAAGAAAATTTGCAAGAGAAATTTATAAGATAGAAGGAAATATTGGAATTGTTTTTGGAAGAGAGGATTACGGATTGCTTAATGAAGAATTAAAAAAATGCGATTTAATAGTTAAGATTCCTGCAAGTGAAGAATATCCTTCTCTCAATCTTTCCCATGCAGTAAATATATTCCTATATGAGCTTTTTATGAACAAATATAAGGAAAGAAAGAGAGTTCTTGCGGATGGGAAAGAAAAAGAAAAGCTATATGAATTTTTCAGAATTCTAATGGAAGAGGTGGATTATCCGGAGCATAAAAGAGAGAATACAGAAATTATGTTTAGAAGAATAATTGGGAGGGCAATGCTATCAAAATGGGAATATCATACCCTTATGGGCGTATTTAAGAAAGCAATAAATGCGGTAAAGAAAAAATAA
- the glmM gene encoding phosphoglucosamine mutase produces the protein MNMPLFGTNGIRGIANEEITPEFAVKIAKAIGTYFNGNIAVAMDTRISSEMLKNSVIAGLISVGCNVYDANIAPTPALQYYLKNSDLDAGVIITASHNPPKYNGIKVVDRNGEELQREVEEEIENIFYAGNFKKTSWNEIGSIYTVDITDFYIEGVIKNAEAEETKLKVVIDCGNGAGCLVMPYLIASVADVLTLNGEPRGLPSRNYEPVKENLNDLIRTVKAVNADLGIAYDGDADRAIFITENGEYVSGDYSLAIIAGHKLEKKKGSIVVPVSTSKCVEEYVKMKGGSIFYTKVGARNVAKKMKEVNAIFGGEENGGLIFPEHQYCRDAGMASIYMIKMLTERAGKLSDIIKNLPKYYTVKEKIECMDKEKVVEKIKEDIGGKADFTDGIRINSENGFILIRPSGTEPIIRIYVERKNEEEAKRIAEEYKKMIKDLSK, from the coding sequence ATGAATATGCCTTTATTTGGAACAAATGGAATAAGAGGTATAGCAAATGAGGAAATTACCCCTGAATTTGCTGTTAAAATAGCAAAAGCAATTGGAACTTATTTTAATGGAAACATAGCGGTTGCAATGGATACAAGAATTTCAAGTGAAATGTTAAAAAACTCAGTAATTGCTGGTCTGATAAGTGTCGGTTGCAATGTATATGATGCAAATATAGCTCCAACCCCCGCTTTACAATATTATCTGAAAAATAGCGATTTAGACGCGGGCGTAATCATAACTGCCTCTCATAATCCTCCTAAATATAACGGAATAAAGGTTGTTGATAGGAATGGGGAAGAGTTGCAGAGAGAAGTTGAGGAAGAAATAGAAAATATATTTTATGCAGGCAATTTCAAAAAGACATCATGGAATGAAATCGGGAGCATATATACTGTAGATATAACAGATTTTTACATTGAAGGAGTAATCAAGAATGCGGAGGCGGAGGAAACAAAATTAAAGGTTGTAATTGACTGCGGGAATGGGGCTGGCTGCCTAGTGATGCCTTATTTAATTGCGAGTGTTGCGGATGTGCTTACGCTGAATGGCGAGCCAAGAGGGCTGCCATCGAGAAACTATGAGCCAGTTAAGGAGAATTTGAATGATTTAATAAGGACGGTGAAAGCTGTTAATGCGGACTTAGGAATAGCTTATGATGGAGATGCTGATAGGGCAATTTTCATAACAGAAAATGGTGAATATGTCAGCGGTGATTACAGCCTTGCAATAATTGCCGGGCATAAACTTGAAAAGAAAAAAGGAAGTATTGTTGTTCCTGTTTCTACATCAAAATGTGTTGAGGAATATGTAAAAATGAAAGGGGGAAGTATTTTTTATACAAAAGTTGGAGCAAGAAATGTTGCAAAAAAGATGAAGGAGGTAAATGCAATCTTTGGAGGAGAAGAGAATGGCGGACTTATATTTCCAGAGCATCAGTATTGCAGGGATGCAGGAATGGCAAGCATTTATATGATTAAGATGCTGACTGAAAGAGCGGGAAAATTATCTGATATTATTAAAAATTTGCCAAAATACTATACAGTAAAGGAGAAGATAGAATGCATGGATAAAGAAAAAGTAGTGGAAAAAATCAAGGAGGATATAGGTGGAAAAGCTGATTTCACTGATGGAATAAGAATAAACAGTGAAAATGGTTTCATTTTAATAAGACCTTCTGGAACAGAACCAATAATAAGAATTTATGTTGAAAGAAAAAATGAGGAGGAAGCTAAAAGAATTGCAGAAGAATACAAGAAGATGATAAAAGATTTATCAAAATAA
- a CDS encoding DUF1015 domain-containing protein — protein MVEIKEFEGLRIPYPQEFCTKPYDVISDKEAKELRKNPKSAIHIILPEGECEEKYENARKAYENFRKEMIKDTPSIYLYQEKSHEFSQRGFILCASLLDYERGKIKKHEETREEPLMDRVKLIEKLKAQTGLIWTVFKKNKKIKKIMDEMMKEEPLTSFEKYGYEHKLWRIENEIEEIKELFSPLEFYIADGHHRIAASWYYFRKYGGEKAKYAMVFSASDDEIRILPYNRIIRKASSEFFEKIKKDFEVEEMDEIEEPKKHEIQMYWRKKWWKIIPKEIPDDVVSSLDVSILQDKILYPILGIKDIRKDPNIFFVGGKVSRKEYERMVDEEGNEIVFYLHPTSIYEVEAVADAGKNMPPKSTWFDPKLLTGLIIYELV, from the coding sequence ATGGTTGAGATAAAAGAATTTGAGGGGTTGAGAATACCCTACCCTCAGGAATTTTGCACAAAACCATATGATGTTATAAGTGATAAAGAAGCAAAAGAATTAAGAAAAAATCCAAAAAGTGCCATTCATATAATACTGCCTGAAGGAGAGTGTGAGGAAAAATATGAAAATGCAAGGAAAGCATATGAAAATTTCAGAAAGGAAATGATAAAAGATACCCCCTCTATTTATTTATATCAGGAAAAAAGCCATGAATTTTCGCAGAGAGGTTTTATTTTATGCGCCTCCCTGCTCGATTATGAAAGGGGAAAGATAAAAAAGCACGAGGAAACGAGAGAAGAGCCACTGATGGATAGAGTAAAGCTTATTGAAAAATTAAAGGCACAGACAGGGCTTATATGGACTGTTTTTAAGAAAAATAAAAAAATCAAGAAAATAATGGACGAAATGATGAAGGAGGAGCCATTAACTTCTTTCGAGAAATATGGGTATGAACACAAACTATGGAGAATAGAAAATGAAATAGAGGAAATAAAAGAATTATTCTCTCCACTTGAGTTTTACATTGCGGACGGCCACCACCGCATCGCTGCTAGCTGGTATTATTTCAGAAAATATGGAGGAGAAAAAGCAAAATATGCGATGGTCTTTTCGGCAAGCGATGATGAAATAAGGATTTTGCCTTATAACAGGATTATAAGGAAGGCAAGCAGTGAATTTTTTGAAAAAATTAAAAAAGATTTTGAAGTAGAGGAAATGGATGAAATTGAGGAGCCAAAGAAGCATGAAATACAAATGTACTGGAGGAAAAAATGGTGGAAAATTATCCCAAAAGAAATCCCAGATGATGTTGTCTCATCACTAGATGTAAGCATTCTGCAGGATAAAATCCTATACCCTATTCTTGGAATAAAGGATATAAGAAAGGATCCAAATATATTTTTTGTGGGGGGAAAAGTTAGCAGGAAGGAATATGAAAGAATGGTTGATGAGGAAGGAAATGAAATAGTATTTTACCTTCATCCAACAAGTATCTATGAAGTTGAGGCGGTTGCTGATGCGGGAAAAAATATGCCCCCAAAATCAACATGGTTCGATCCAAAATTGCTCACCGGGCTAATTATCTATGAATTAGTTTAA